The DNA region ATTGCCTGTCCCAATTGCAAAACAATTGGGTGGGATTGGGTGAAAGGCTGTGATGAGTGTGGCTTGTCGCCAGAAGATGTGGAGGTTTAGATGAATATTTGTGCCCTTGGCTTGGAATGTCCAGATGAAACCGATAACTACGGTGAATGTATCAATTCAGAAGCCTGTCACCGATGGACAGAGGCTTGGGATTTATACGAGATTTTTATCCTGGGTGACTTGCCACCAATTTATTTGAATAACGGCAAGCGTGACGATTGGACAAGACCTGAATACGGCTTTGAACGGTTAAATAACTGCGATTTTTTACTCTATTACGCCGCCAAGTTCATTTCGTTTGAGAAATGGAAAGAGGCTTATTACAAACTAAATCGCAGGTATCCCGCTTACGTGAGAAAAGAGCATTTTGGTCAAGTTGAAGAGTTGAGAAAATTGCTGGATCAAGAATATGCTCAGTGCGGAATGACAGCAGAAGATATTCCTTTTTAACGGGACTTAAACAAAATAGAAGGAAAAAATAGAGTATAATGCTTTGCTAGCATAGCTTTTACGTTGAAGTAAGACCCAATGAAAGAAACAACTCCCGCAGCCATGCCCCCGTGTTTTGAAAAATGGTGTCATCGCTTTGATGAAGCGTTTACTCATAAAGCCCAAAAAAGAGGTTTTAGGCACTATTTAGGGGGATTATTGGGGGAAAGCGAGAGAAAAAACCTGTCTCAACTCGCTTTGAATGCGATAGGAGTTGAATACCATCAATTGCACCACTTTTTAACTGAAGCACCTTGGTCTGACTCCAAGATCAATGAACTTCGATTAGAGATTATGAACCAGTGTAGTCAAACCAGAATTAGTCGAGGATTTAGCTTAATAATTGATGATTCTGGTCACAGAAAAAGCGGTAATTTTACTGATGGAGTGGGAAGGCAGTACATTGGAGAAATCGGCAAAACAGATAATGGCATAGTAGTGGTAACAACTCATTTATATGATGGACGAAAAAGCTTGCCATTAGATATAGAGTTATATCAGCACGCGAATTCTTTACCAGAAGGTAAACAAGATTCAGAATTTGAGAAAAAAACTGAACTAGCAATTAAGTTAATAGACAGAACTATAGAACGGAAATATCAACCAGGAATTGTAATTATAGATGCTGGATATGGCAACAATACATCCTTTTTATTAGAGTTAGAAAAGAGACAATTAAAATACTTAGGAGGAGTAGCTAAAAATCGAAAAATAACTATTAATATATCAGAAAATATTCAACAAACAATTAGGATAGATGAATTAGCACAGAGCTTACCTAAAGAAGCTTTCACAGAAATCCAATTAAATTTGGATAAACCTAGAATAGTATGGGTAGTAACTAGAGAAATAGAGATATCACAACTGAAAGGAAAGCGAAATATTGCCATCGTCATGAACGCTTCGACTTTCTCTGAAGCCACTGATATTGATTATTTTATCACCAATGTTTCTACATCAACTGTCACACCAGAATGGATAGTTAATACCTATTCTCAAAGAAATTGGGTTGAAGTTTTTTATAGAGAAGCTAAGGGATGGCTGGGGCTAAAAGAATATCAAGTTCGGGATAAAAGAAGTCTACTTCGACATTTTATCTTGGTTTTCTGTGCCTATACTTTTATTCTTTGGCATCAAATGACAGGAGGGTTGAGACGCAGGTGGGCAAACAAACCTTTGAACACCTTTACTGAAGCATTGGAAGCCTTTAGAACAGCTATGTCTTATCGTTTTTTTGATTGGTTAACCCATAACCGTGACGTATTTGCCGCTTATAAAGCTAGTTTAGGCTACATTTGGGCTTAATTTTTGTTTAAGTCCCATTAAGAGTAAAGGAGGGTGAAAATGCCAATTGATTCCTACCAAAATAGGGAAATCGAAACAAGCTGGGAGCCAAAAGAAGGGTGGTACTACGAGGGACAGGTTGTTGAAAAGTTTTTCAGGAAGTCCAAAGTTCCAGATTTAAAGACAGATTGTGCTGAATTGAAGGTAGGCGATCGCGTTCGCATCTTAAAAACCAGAACTCAAAACCTCAGTCAGTGGATAGGTAAGACTGCCCTCATTACAGGTATTAACGACGAAACTATTAGCGTAGCGGCGGGCGAGGGTAAGGAGCAATTGCAGGCAAATAAAACTATTTCAGAAAAGTACTATAAAGGCTACCGGATAGAGTTTTTTGTTTTAGAGGATGGGGAGACAATTAAGTTCAAAATCTTCAACGAACAGTGGAAAATTTATAATTATTGGCACGAATACAAATCTCTAGAGGAGGCGGAATTAGGGGCTATTGAGTGGCTTGATAAGAATTATCCTGGCGTTAGGCGATCACCGCCTAGCGAGGACACAATTGAGCGAATGGGTCGGGCTGTCGGACTTCCAAGTAATGCTCATGCACGGGTCAATGTAAGCGAACCTTGGGATTCACCTCAAGAATGGTCAAGTGCTGGAGTGCGATGCTCTTACGAGAACGATCTAATTACCTGGGGTGATAGGCACTTCAAAATCAAGTCCAAAATCAAAGAAAAGTACCTCAACCCCCGCGTGCTGGTAGATTTCTTGAGAGATGATTGGCACGTTTTGCAATGCTTCTGTAAGCATCTAGTAAAATCATCTCAACCTGCTACAGAAAAAGAGATAATTGCTCATTTTAAGTGCAAGGCTAGTTTAGCGAAAAGTGCGATTAAATTGGGTGTGAATTTGGGGATTCTGGTAAAGCTTAAGGGCGGAAAATATGACATATCTAGCCAGCCATTGCTAGAGGAAATTAAGGCGAGTGTAGATCCTGAAAAATTTTTCAACAACCAAGAATTATGCTTACAACCGGACACATCTATTGTGGAGGCGGCGGCGATACAGAAGGAGCGATCGCCGCAGGATATCAGTCCCTCTGGGCAGTTGATAACGACCCAAGTGCAGCAAGTGTCTACAGAAAGCGATTCCCAAAAATCTTGCTCATTGAACAAGACATCCGTTCCATTGCAGACGACTTTATTCTTGGACTCCCAATACCAGATGTCACAATTTGGGGTTCACCTTGTCCAGACTTTTCCTTGGCTGGTAAGCGAACTGGACTTGCTGGAGTTCGCGGACAACTGTTTTTTGAAGGACTCAGATTTCTTCGACTCCAACGCCCAAGCGCATTTGTCTTTGAAAACGTTGACGGACTCCTTAGCGCAGACAAAGCAACTGCCTTCCCGCAAGTCATCGAAGCGTTTACAAGTCTGGGGTATCGCTGCACCTGGCAACTTAGGAATGGCAACAGGCACGTCCCCCAGAACCGAGAGCGGGTTTTCGTCGTGGGCTATCACGGCGGAGGTCAAGGCGACACAGCCAAAGGTAGGGAAGAAATCGTTGCAGGAAATATTTAACGGTGTAAATTCGGTAACGGGGGAAGAAATTGACAAAGCTTATACGCTACGAGCTTCCACACCCAAATTAGGAGTAGGCAACAAATCTCATCCCAATACTTTCGTTTCTATTCCTGTAAAAGTTTACGTTGATGGTGTAGAAGAAACTCAAGAATCTCCCGCCCTTTGTGCTGGTGGATGGCAACACCGCAGCCCTTTGCATCGAGACAAAAGAGG from Nostoc commune NIES-4072 includes:
- a CDS encoding DNA cytosine methyltransferase, with the protein product MLTTGHIYCGGGGDTEGAIAAGYQSLWAVDNDPSAASVYRKRFPKILLIEQDIRSIADDFILGLPIPDVTIWGSPCPDFSLAGKRTGLAGVRGQLFFEGLRFLRLQRPSAFVFENVDGLLSADKATAFPQVIEAFTSLGYRCTWQLRNGNRHVPQNRERVFVVGYHGGGQGDTAKGREEIVAGNI
- a CDS encoding IS701 family transposase, with translation MKETTPAAMPPCFEKWCHRFDEAFTHKAQKRGFRHYLGGLLGESERKNLSQLALNAIGVEYHQLHHFLTEAPWSDSKINELRLEIMNQCSQTRISRGFSLIIDDSGHRKSGNFTDGVGRQYIGEIGKTDNGIVVVTTHLYDGRKSLPLDIELYQHANSLPEGKQDSEFEKKTELAIKLIDRTIERKYQPGIVIIDAGYGNNTSFLLELEKRQLKYLGGVAKNRKITINISENIQQTIRIDELAQSLPKEAFTEIQLNLDKPRIVWVVTREIEISQLKGKRNIAIVMNASTFSEATDIDYFITNVSTSTVTPEWIVNTYSQRNWVEVFYREAKGWLGLKEYQVRDKRSLLRHFILVFCAYTFILWHQMTGGLRRRWANKPLNTFTEALEAFRTAMSYRFFDWLTHNRDVFAAYKASLGYIWA